A portion of the bacterium genome contains these proteins:
- a CDS encoding YajQ family cyclic di-GMP-binding protein, whose translation MPSFDIVNKIDMQEVDNAVNNAKKEIATRYDLRQSRSELELDRKEGALKVLAADEMKLKAIQEIVITHLVRRKIEPKGLTFSEPEGTSQGHLKCQGTFAQGIDKDTARTIVKMVKDSKLKVQAAIQDDQVRVTGKKIDDLQTVIADLKEKDLGIPLQFVNLKN comes from the coding sequence TTGCCATCCTTCGACATCGTGAACAAGATCGACATGCAGGAAGTGGATAACGCGGTGAACAACGCCAAGAAGGAGATCGCCACCCGGTACGACCTGCGCCAGTCACGCTCCGAACTGGAGCTGGACCGCAAGGAAGGGGCGCTCAAGGTACTCGCCGCCGACGAGATGAAGCTCAAGGCTATCCAGGAGATTGTCATCACCCACCTGGTGCGGCGCAAGATCGAGCCCAAGGGGCTCACCTTCTCCGAACCGGAGGGGACCAGCCAGGGGCACCTGAAGTGCCAGGGAACCTTCGCCCAGGGGATCGACAAGGACACGGCCCGTACCATCGTCAAGATGGTCAAGGACAGCAAGCTCAAGGTTCAGGCGGCCATCCAGGACGACCAGGTGCGTGTCACGGGCAAGAAGATCGACGACCTCCAGACGGTCATCGCCGATCTCAAGGAAAAGGACCTGGGAATTCCGTTGCAGTTCGTAAATTTGAAAAATTAA
- a CDS encoding dihydroorotase: MKWLISNGRIVDPASGRDEVVDLLLDGGVVAGIGKGLEAPRGCEKMDAAGFLVMPGFIDMHCHLREPGFEYKETVASGCAAAVKGGITSVMCMANTNPVNDCASVTSYILEKARLAGLARVYPVGSVTKGMAGESLSEMGELADCGCVAVSDDGRPVPNGEIMRRAIQYAAAFGLFVIDHAEDLNLAGDGVMHEGYVSTMLGLEGIPAAAAVSEMARNIAIIREFGGRIHIAHVSSRGAVDLIRHARAEGLKVSAETCPHYFTLTHEAVIGYDTSAKVKPPIRTVDDREAVIEGLVDGTIEVIATDHAPHHRDEKDVEFDHAAFGISGFETALALTLSLVESGRIGLMDAVARWTVNPARVAGLPGGTLADRAPADVVIVDQSAKWTVEPGSFLSRGKNTPLAGMELTGQVVSTFVGGRKVYDREEGIIVKTE, from the coding sequence ATGAAATGGCTGATCAGTAACGGACGGATCGTGGATCCCGCCAGCGGGCGGGACGAGGTCGTGGACCTTCTCCTCGACGGAGGTGTCGTCGCCGGTATCGGGAAGGGGCTCGAAGCGCCCAGGGGATGTGAAAAAATGGATGCGGCAGGGTTCCTCGTGATGCCCGGTTTCATCGACATGCACTGTCACCTGAGGGAACCCGGTTTCGAGTACAAGGAAACGGTGGCCAGCGGGTGCGCGGCTGCCGTCAAGGGGGGCATCACCTCGGTGATGTGCATGGCCAATACCAACCCTGTCAACGACTGCGCGTCGGTGACCTCCTACATCCTGGAAAAGGCCCGCCTGGCCGGCCTCGCCCGGGTCTACCCGGTGGGTTCGGTCACCAAGGGAATGGCGGGTGAGTCCCTTTCGGAGATGGGGGAACTCGCCGACTGCGGTTGTGTCGCCGTTTCCGACGACGGGCGGCCCGTTCCGAACGGTGAGATCATGAGGCGGGCCATCCAGTACGCGGCAGCCTTCGGGTTGTTCGTCATCGACCATGCCGAGGATCTCAACCTGGCCGGCGACGGTGTCATGCACGAGGGTTACGTCTCCACCATGCTGGGCCTGGAGGGGATCCCCGCGGCGGCCGCCGTCTCGGAGATGGCGCGGAACATCGCCATCATCAGGGAGTTCGGGGGGAGGATCCACATTGCCCACGTCAGTTCACGGGGAGCCGTGGACCTCATCCGGCACGCCAGGGCGGAGGGGCTCAAGGTCTCGGCAGAGACCTGCCCCCACTACTTCACCCTAACCCACGAGGCGGTGATCGGGTACGACACCAGCGCCAAGGTGAAACCGCCCATCAGGACGGTCGATGACAGGGAAGCGGTCATCGAGGGACTTGTGGACGGGACCATCGAGGTCATCGCCACCGACCACGCCCCGCACCACAGGGACGAAAAGGACGTGGAGTTCGACCACGCGGCTTTCGGCATCTCGGGGTTCGAGACCGCCCTGGCCCTGACTCTCAGCCTGGTGGAGTCGGGCAGGATCGGCCTTATGGACGCCGTCGCCAGGTGGACGGTCAACCCCGCGAGGGTCGCGGGGCTCCCGGGGGGAACCCTCGCCGACAGAGCCCCCGCCGACGTCGTCATCGTGGACCAGTCGGCGAAGTGGACCGTCGAACCCGGGTCGTTTTTGTCCAGGGGAAAGAACACCCCCCTGGCGGGGATGGAACTGACGGGCCAGGTGGTAAGTACCTTTGTTGGGGGGAGGAAGGTATACGACAGGGAAGAAGGAATAATCGTTAAAACGGAATAG
- the carA gene encoding glutamine-hydrolyzing carbamoyl-phosphate synthase small subunit translates to MLSLSQILKDNKPRAVLALADGTIYRGWGFGAGGVTVGEVVFNTCMTGYQEILTDPSYHRQIVVMTPVQIGNTGVNYEDEESAKPCVAGFVVRENSPLTSNWRAVDEMGAYLAHHSITGIEGIDTRALTRHIRDQGAQAGAIGVGEEHSVEGLVQMARSWGSMAGKDLVGQVTPDAEYSWEEGPYHPLTGFGSAAKRFHVVAVDYGIKRNILRELAGVGCRVTVVPASTTAERIRELGPDGVFLSNGPGDPEPVTYAVETVKKLLGHVPIFGICLGHQILGLALGGRTYKLKFGHHGGNHPVKDLSTGKVEITSQNHGFAVDPESLHAAGRSVEVTHVNLNDRTVEGIRHLEIPAFSVQYHPEAAPGPHDSHYLFHRFVKSMEEFGARG, encoded by the coding sequence ATGCTCTCACTTTCACAGATCTTGAAAGACAACAAGCCCCGGGCCGTTCTGGCCCTGGCCGACGGGACCATATACCGGGGCTGGGGTTTCGGGGCTGGCGGTGTCACGGTGGGGGAGGTCGTTTTCAACACCTGCATGACCGGATACCAGGAGATCCTCACGGACCCTTCCTACCATCGCCAGATCGTGGTCATGACGCCGGTTCAGATCGGCAACACGGGGGTCAATTACGAAGACGAGGAGTCAGCGAAACCCTGTGTGGCCGGGTTCGTGGTCCGGGAAAACTCCCCCCTTACCAGCAACTGGCGGGCCGTGGACGAGATGGGGGCGTATCTTGCGCACCACTCCATCACCGGTATCGAGGGGATCGACACGAGGGCACTGACAAGGCATATCCGGGACCAGGGCGCCCAGGCGGGCGCCATCGGGGTGGGGGAGGAACACAGCGTGGAAGGGCTCGTTCAGATGGCCCGTTCCTGGGGGTCCATGGCCGGGAAGGACCTTGTCGGGCAGGTGACGCCGGATGCCGAATACAGCTGGGAGGAGGGGCCGTACCACCCCCTCACCGGGTTCGGTTCGGCGGCAAAGAGGTTCCACGTCGTGGCGGTGGATTACGGGATCAAGCGCAACATCCTGCGGGAACTGGCCGGTGTGGGATGCCGGGTCACAGTGGTCCCGGCATCCACGACGGCGGAAAGGATCCGTGAGCTGGGCCCGGACGGTGTGTTCCTGTCCAACGGCCCCGGCGATCCCGAACCGGTCACCTACGCCGTCGAGACGGTCAAAAAGCTCCTCGGGCACGTCCCCATCTTCGGGATCTGCCTTGGGCACCAGATACTGGGCCTCGCCCTCGGCGGGCGGACCTACAAGCTGAAGTTCGGGCACCACGGGGGGAATCACCCCGTCAAGGACCTGTCAACGGGGAAGGTGGAGATCACCTCCCAGAACCACGGCTTCGCGGTGGACCCGGAGTCCCTCCATGCGGCGGGCCGGAGTGTCGAGGTCACCCATGTCAACCTCAACGACCGGACCGTGGAGGGGATCCGCCACCTTGAGATACCGGCCTTCTCGGTGCAGTACCACCCCGAGGCGGCCCCCGGGCCCCATGATAGTCATTACCTCTTCCATCGGTTTGTTAAATCGATGGAAGAGTTTGGGGCTAGGGGCTAG
- a CDS encoding FAD-dependent oxidoreductase, translating to HIVLDKRFAPPDTGLLIPKTEDGRVLFVLPWEGHALVGTTDEPAEVEAHPRPSKEDIAYLLRHIGRYFDLTVAESDIKAAWSGLRPLIFDPKATDTARLTRDHLIDQSPSGLITIAGGKWTTYRKMALDVVNLAVRKFSLKPKTGCRTEGIYLMGGEGYDPAGDASLVVEYGLDARVATHLNRAYGDRAEAVARIAADGYGAFLAKGHPYVEAEVLYGVRHECAEHAMDVLAHRTALAQLDTAAAGEASGRVIDLMGGEMKWDEDRVRKERHMVTERLSSSL from the coding sequence TCACATCGTCCTCGACAAACGTTTCGCCCCGCCGGACACCGGGCTGCTTATCCCCAAAACGGAGGACGGCAGGGTCCTGTTCGTCCTGCCGTGGGAAGGGCACGCCCTGGTGGGCACAACCGACGAACCCGCCGAGGTCGAGGCGCACCCGCGCCCATCGAAAGAAGATATCGCCTACCTGCTTCGCCACATCGGGCGCTACTTCGACCTTACCGTGGCAGAGTCTGACATTAAAGCCGCCTGGTCGGGCTTGAGACCTCTCATCTTCGATCCAAAAGCCACGGACACGGCCAGGCTGACGAGGGACCACCTCATCGACCAGAGCCCTTCAGGGCTCATCACCATCGCAGGGGGCAAATGGACCACTTACCGGAAAATGGCCCTGGACGTCGTTAACCTGGCCGTGCGCAAGTTCTCCCTGAAGCCCAAAACGGGATGCCGGACCGAAGGGATATACCTCATGGGAGGGGAAGGCTACGATCCCGCGGGAGATGCCAGTCTGGTCGTAGAGTACGGCCTGGACGCACGGGTTGCGACGCATCTTAACCGTGCCTACGGCGACCGGGCCGAGGCGGTTGCCCGCATCGCCGCCGACGGCTACGGAGCCTTCCTGGCAAAGGGCCACCCATACGTGGAGGCTGAAGTATTGTACGGTGTCCGGCACGAGTGCGCCGAGCACGCCATGGACGTGCTTGCCCACCGCACCGCCCTCGCCCAGCTGGACACCGCGGCCGCCGGGGAAGCTTCCGGGCGGGTCATCGATCTTATGGGCGGGGAGATGAAATGGGATGAAGACCGGGTCAGGAAAGAGCGGCATATGGTCACCGAACGGCTTTCCTCCTCTTTATAG
- a CDS encoding aspartate carbamoyltransferase catalytic subunit, translating to MIGNSRHLLGLNGLSAEDITRVLDTAVGMKEVSRRKIKKVPTLRGKTVVNLFFEASTRTRTSFEIAAKRLSADGVNFTSSASSTVKGETLIDTAKNIESMAPDVVVIRHKSSGAPEMLSTRLGCSVVNAGDGTHQHPSQGLLDLFTVRDKKGGLAGLKVVIAGDITHSRVARSDIYGFTTMGAEVHVTGPPTMIPPGIEHMGAKVAPSFDAAIDGADVIIMLRIQLERKSGPLIPTLREYARFFGLNRQRLERANDGVIVMHPGPINRGVEISSEIADGPDSVILNQVENGVAVRMAILYLLCGGADEMADQ from the coding sequence ATGATCGGCAATTCCAGACATTTACTTGGTCTCAATGGGCTCTCTGCGGAGGACATCACCCGGGTCCTCGACACGGCTGTCGGCATGAAGGAGGTCTCCAGGAGGAAGATCAAGAAGGTCCCCACCCTCAGGGGAAAGACGGTGGTGAACCTCTTCTTCGAGGCGAGCACCCGCACGAGGACCTCCTTCGAGATCGCGGCCAAGAGGCTTTCGGCTGACGGGGTCAACTTCACCTCCTCCGCCAGCAGCACCGTCAAGGGCGAGACCCTCATCGACACGGCGAAGAACATCGAGTCCATGGCTCCCGATGTAGTCGTCATCAGGCACAAGTCCAGCGGGGCGCCGGAGATGCTGTCGACCCGTCTCGGCTGTTCGGTGGTCAACGCGGGGGACGGCACGCATCAGCATCCGAGCCAGGGGCTGCTGGATCTTTTCACAGTGCGGGATAAAAAAGGCGGCCTGGCCGGCCTGAAGGTGGTCATCGCCGGGGACATCACCCACAGCCGGGTGGCCCGGTCCGATATCTACGGGTTCACGACCATGGGAGCCGAGGTCCACGTGACAGGCCCCCCCACGATGATCCCCCCGGGCATCGAGCACATGGGGGCAAAGGTGGCCCCCTCCTTCGACGCGGCCATCGATGGCGCCGACGTCATCATCATGTTGAGGATCCAGCTGGAGCGCAAGAGCGGCCCCCTGATCCCAACACTGCGGGAGTACGCAAGGTTCTTCGGGCTGAACCGGCAGCGGCTGGAAAGGGCCAACGACGGCGTCATCGTCATGCACCCCGGGCCGATCAACAGGGGTGTCGAGATCTCATCGGAGATCGCTGACGGGCCCGACAGCGTCATTCTCAACCAGGTGGAAAACGGGGTCGCGGTGAGGATGGCGATCCTTTATCTTTTATGCGGAGGGGCGGATGAAATGGCTGATCAGTAA
- a CDS encoding transglutaminase-like domain-containing protein: MSDKFVAARLVLCVLLTLTVGCRGKQAAFDPASRFTDPGPERVRELGVYSGDKRVGDLTFAARDGKWDQTVPARELSEAVTLRLSFRGDRFEMASVGRSWVDGELGLLGSVAQIDFGAGGWETRAIRTGPGTFQREQITGGSRSREKVTIPEKAVLTDVLPLFLNRNPGEVGKERSMGVHNLTLGQDLPFTSVYHGQTPMGRSFTVRYWGMEERLWLDDDGMVTREEMALGVVAREPGDGEVEGALPLEQILSQTAVPGTGIPDDLGARSKAEITLEGSFRKFPDTRWQTVKMGDGSATVTLESPRVPPPGARVSQQGESPADTFGLDLDSSRIRELAAEVTKGVQDPWEKALAVGRWVYGNLGKSMRECFSALTVLEAGEGECQSHSLLTVALCRASGVPARFAYGVVYLPDRDAFLFHTWVEVHVGEWIPIDPTLGNFPAGVDHLTLAVGGYRDQLRLFPFIMGKGGWRISMPEARDD, encoded by the coding sequence GTGAGTGATAAATTTGTGGCCGCACGGTTGGTGCTTTGCGTTCTTTTGACGCTAACTGTCGGATGCCGTGGAAAACAGGCCGCCTTCGATCCGGCTTCCCGTTTCACCGACCCTGGTCCCGAACGGGTCCGGGAACTGGGGGTTTACTCCGGCGATAAACGGGTCGGAGACCTGACCTTCGCGGCAAGGGACGGCAAGTGGGATCAGACCGTCCCCGCCCGGGAGCTGTCCGAGGCGGTGACCCTTCGCCTGTCGTTCCGTGGGGACCGTTTCGAGATGGCCTCCGTGGGCCGATCGTGGGTGGACGGGGAACTGGGACTTTTAGGCAGCGTGGCTCAGATCGACTTCGGCGCGGGCGGCTGGGAGACCCGTGCCATCAGGACCGGTCCCGGCACCTTCCAGCGGGAGCAGATAACGGGAGGTTCCAGAAGCCGGGAGAAGGTCACCATACCGGAAAAGGCAGTCCTGACCGACGTGCTTCCCCTTTTCCTGAACCGAAACCCGGGTGAGGTGGGAAAAGAACGGTCCATGGGTGTGCACAACCTGACCCTGGGCCAGGATCTTCCGTTCACCTCCGTGTACCACGGCCAGACACCCATGGGGCGTTCCTTTACGGTGAGGTACTGGGGGATGGAGGAAAGGCTCTGGCTGGACGATGACGGGATGGTCACCAGGGAGGAGATGGCCCTGGGCGTGGTGGCGAGGGAGCCCGGCGATGGAGAAGTTGAAGGCGCCCTGCCCCTGGAACAGATCCTTTCCCAGACAGCGGTCCCGGGCACCGGCATCCCCGATGACCTCGGGGCGCGTTCAAAGGCCGAGATCACCCTCGAAGGTTCCTTCCGTAAGTTTCCCGATACGAGATGGCAGACCGTGAAGATGGGTGACGGCAGCGCCACCGTTACCCTCGAATCGCCCCGGGTTCCGCCTCCCGGCGCCAGGGTGAGCCAACAGGGTGAATCCCCGGCCGACACTTTCGGCCTTGACCTCGATTCCTCCCGTATCAGGGAGTTGGCTGCCGAGGTGACCAAGGGCGTCCAGGATCCGTGGGAAAAGGCGCTCGCCGTCGGGAGGTGGGTCTACGGCAACCTGGGCAAATCGATGCGCGAATGTTTTTCAGCTCTCACGGTGCTCGAAGCCGGGGAGGGGGAGTGCCAGTCCCACAGCCTGCTCACCGTAGCCCTGTGCCGCGCTTCCGGGGTGCCTGCGCGCTTCGCCTACGGCGTGGTTTACCTGCCCGACAGGGATGCCTTCCTCTTCCACACCTGGGTGGAAGTCCACGTCGGTGAATGGATCCCCATCGATCCAACCCTGGGCAATTTCCCCGCGGGCGTCGATCACCTGACCCTCGCCGTGGGCGGGTACCGGGACCAGCTCAGGCTCTTCCCGTTCATAATGGGAAAAGGGGGCTGGCGGATATCCATGCCGGAGGCCAGGGACGATTAA
- the carB gene encoding carbamoyl-phosphate synthase large subunit, whose protein sequence is MPKRTDIKKILIIGSGPIVIGQGCEFDYSGTQACKVLREEGYEIVLVNSNPATIMTDPEIADRTYIEPLLPEFVEKIIAKERPDAVLPTLGGQTALNLAVALDERGVFKKFGVEMIGADRAAIEKAEDREKFKAAMKKIGQDLPKSGDARTMADALKVLEEVGLPAIIRPSFTLGGTGGNVAYNMDEFNRYVQWGIDLSPTGEILVEESILGWKEFELEVMRDRLDNVVIVCPIENFDPMGIHTGDSITVAPAMTLTDREYQMIRDASLDIIREIGVDTGGCNIQFGVHPENGRMVVIEMNPRVSRSSALASKATGFPIAKIAARLAVGYTLDEITNDITRLTPACFEPTIDYVVVKFPRFTFEKFPKADQVLTTQMKSVGEAMAIGRTFTEALLKAVSSLEISSAGLEERADASDDQVLEQVRVPNWERLWYLAEAFRREMPFGKIRKISSFDPWFLEQVSQLARAEEWFAGKGLQDVTEEDLMAAKQAGFSDIRLGQLTGTDEHEVRKRRAADGIRAVFKKVDTCGAEFAAHTPYLYSTYETEDESAPGDRKKIIILGGGPNRIGQGIEFDYCCVHGVFALQDEGYETIMVNCNPETVSTDYDTADRLYFEPLTLEHVLNVVHTEKPDGVVVQFGGQTPLKLALDLEAAGVPIIGTSPDMIDLAEDRERFQKLLHHLGLKQPPNGIATSVEEAMAAAFGIGYPVVVRPSYVLGGRAMEIVHDERSLERYMTEAVTASPEHPILVDKFVEDAIEVDVDAISDGEMVVVGGVMEHIEEAGVHSGDSACSLPPVSLDRDVVEEIIRQTRLLGRALEVKGLMNVQYAVRDGEVLILEVNPRASRTVPFVSKAIGVPLAGLAARVMVGRTLGELGFTREIVPEHVSVKEAVFPFIKFPGVDALLGPEMRSTGEVMGIDADFPIAYAKAQLSAGMRLPREGTALISVKDHDKEALVPVAAKLREMGFTILATGGTHDHLQAGGIPCEFVKKVREGRPHVVDAIINGEVKLVINTVEGVQAIADSYTIRRSAIDRQVAYFTTVPGARAAVLGIEALKRENWDVKAIQDFHRQDAGRADTETRRLSD, encoded by the coding sequence TTGCCAAAGCGCACTGACATCAAGAAGATCCTCATCATAGGTTCCGGGCCCATCGTGATCGGGCAGGGGTGTGAATTCGACTACTCCGGCACCCAGGCGTGCAAGGTCCTCAGGGAAGAGGGGTACGAAATCGTCCTGGTCAACAGCAACCCGGCCACCATCATGACCGATCCCGAAATCGCCGACCGCACCTACATCGAGCCCCTGCTTCCGGAGTTCGTGGAAAAGATCATCGCAAAGGAAAGGCCCGACGCCGTCCTGCCCACCCTGGGCGGTCAGACTGCGCTGAACCTGGCGGTGGCCCTGGACGAAAGGGGCGTTTTCAAAAAGTTCGGTGTGGAGATGATCGGGGCTGACCGCGCTGCCATCGAGAAGGCCGAGGACCGGGAAAAGTTCAAGGCAGCCATGAAGAAGATCGGCCAGGACCTTCCCAAGAGCGGTGACGCCAGGACAATGGCTGATGCCCTGAAGGTCCTTGAGGAGGTGGGGCTCCCTGCCATCATAAGGCCTTCCTTCACCCTCGGGGGCACCGGCGGGAACGTGGCCTACAACATGGACGAGTTCAACCGGTACGTCCAGTGGGGCATCGACCTGTCTCCCACGGGTGAGATCCTCGTGGAGGAGAGCATCCTGGGATGGAAGGAATTCGAGCTGGAGGTAATGAGGGACCGCCTGGACAATGTGGTCATCGTCTGCCCCATCGAGAACTTCGACCCCATGGGGATCCATACGGGAGATTCCATCACGGTCGCTCCCGCCATGACACTGACGGATCGCGAATACCAGATGATAAGGGACGCCTCCCTGGACATCATCAGGGAGATCGGCGTGGACACGGGCGGGTGCAACATCCAGTTCGGTGTCCACCCGGAAAACGGGCGCATGGTTGTCATCGAGATGAACCCCAGGGTATCCCGCTCCAGCGCCCTGGCCTCCAAGGCGACGGGGTTCCCCATCGCCAAGATCGCGGCCAGGCTTGCCGTTGGCTACACCCTGGACGAGATCACCAACGACATCACCCGCCTTACCCCCGCCTGCTTCGAGCCCACCATCGACTACGTCGTGGTCAAGTTCCCCCGCTTCACCTTCGAGAAGTTCCCCAAGGCCGATCAGGTGCTGACCACCCAGATGAAATCGGTGGGAGAGGCCATGGCCATCGGTCGGACCTTCACGGAGGCCCTTTTAAAGGCGGTCTCCTCCCTCGAGATCTCCTCGGCGGGCCTCGAGGAGCGGGCCGACGCGTCGGACGACCAGGTCCTGGAACAGGTGCGCGTCCCCAACTGGGAACGACTGTGGTACCTGGCCGAGGCGTTCAGGAGGGAGATGCCCTTCGGGAAGATCCGGAAAATATCCTCCTTTGACCCGTGGTTCCTGGAGCAGGTCTCCCAGCTTGCGCGGGCCGAGGAGTGGTTCGCCGGCAAGGGCCTTCAGGACGTCACCGAAGAGGACCTCATGGCCGCCAAGCAGGCCGGCTTTTCCGACATCCGTCTGGGTCAGCTCACCGGGACGGACGAGCACGAGGTCAGGAAAAGGAGGGCTGCGGACGGGATCCGGGCGGTGTTCAAGAAGGTGGACACCTGCGGCGCCGAGTTCGCGGCCCACACGCCCTACCTGTACTCCACCTACGAGACGGAGGACGAATCGGCTCCCGGCGACCGGAAAAAGATCATCATCCTCGGGGGAGGGCCCAACCGCATCGGGCAGGGGATCGAGTTCGATTACTGCTGCGTCCACGGCGTCTTCGCACTGCAGGACGAGGGGTACGAGACGATCATGGTCAACTGCAACCCCGAGACGGTGAGCACCGATTACGACACTGCGGACCGGCTCTACTTCGAACCTCTCACACTGGAGCACGTACTTAATGTCGTCCATACTGAAAAGCCCGACGGCGTCGTGGTCCAGTTCGGAGGGCAGACGCCGCTGAAGCTGGCCCTGGACCTGGAGGCGGCCGGGGTCCCGATCATCGGGACATCACCCGATATGATCGACCTGGCCGAGGACCGGGAACGGTTCCAGAAGCTCCTCCACCATCTCGGCCTCAAGCAGCCCCCTAACGGTATCGCCACCTCAGTCGAGGAGGCCATGGCAGCGGCCTTCGGGATCGGGTACCCCGTGGTGGTGCGTCCTTCCTACGTCCTGGGGGGGCGGGCCATGGAGATCGTCCACGACGAGCGGAGTCTCGAGCGGTACATGACCGAGGCGGTGACGGCGTCGCCGGAGCACCCGATCCTCGTGGACAAGTTCGTGGAAGACGCCATCGAAGTGGATGTGGACGCCATCTCCGACGGCGAGATGGTGGTCGTGGGCGGGGTCATGGAGCACATCGAGGAGGCCGGGGTCCACTCGGGGGATTCGGCCTGCAGCCTGCCGCCCGTTTCCCTGGACCGGGATGTCGTGGAAGAGATCATCCGCCAGACCAGGCTCCTGGGCAGGGCTCTCGAGGTCAAGGGACTCATGAACGTCCAGTACGCGGTGCGCGACGGGGAAGTGCTGATCCTGGAGGTCAACCCGAGGGCCTCGCGCACGGTGCCCTTTGTGAGCAAGGCTATCGGTGTGCCCCTGGCGGGGCTGGCGGCCAGGGTCATGGTGGGCAGGACCCTCGGGGAACTGGGCTTTACCCGGGAGATCGTCCCGGAGCACGTTTCGGTCAAGGAGGCGGTGTTCCCCTTCATCAAGTTCCCCGGCGTGGATGCCCTCCTGGGGCCCGAGATGCGATCCACAGGCGAGGTCATGGGGATCGATGCCGATTTCCCCATCGCCTACGCGAAAGCCCAGCTGTCTGCCGGAATGCGGCTTCCCAGGGAGGGGACCGCCCTCATCTCCGTCAAGGACCACGACAAGGAGGCGCTGGTCCCGGTTGCGGCCAAACTGCGCGAAATGGGCTTTACCATCCTTGCCACAGGCGGCACCCATGACCATCTCCAGGCCGGCGGGATCCCATGCGAGTTCGTCAAGAAGGTCCGGGAGGGACGTCCCCACGTGGTGGACGCCATCATCAACGGTGAGGTAAAACTGGTCATCAACACGGTGGAGGGTGTCCAGGCCATTGCCGATTCCTATACGATCCGAAGGTCCGCCATCGACCGCCAGGTGGCCTATTTCACCACGGTTCCGGGGGCCAGGGCGGCTGTCCTCGGGATCGAGGCGCTCAAGAGGGAAAACTGGGATGTCAAGGCGATCCAGGATTTCCACCGCCAGGATGCGGGAAGAGCCGACACGGAGACGAGGAGACTGAGCGACTGA
- the pyrR gene encoding bifunctional pyr operon transcriptional regulator/uracil phosphoribosyltransferase PyrR: MKGRRRTQILDSVEIDRAIKRIAFEILEKNKGPRGLVLVGIPTPGPAVARRIQKHIFNVEGVKIPSGSLDITFYRDDIDDKPKPLPKSTDMPVDISGKTVVLVDDVLYTGRTIRAAMDALMDHGRPARVQLAALVDRGHRELPIRADFVGRNIPTGKHEDVQVLLTEGGAEMDEVIIVEGEL, translated from the coding sequence ATGAAGGGCAGACGAAGAACCCAGATCCTCGACAGCGTAGAGATCGACCGGGCGATCAAGAGGATCGCTTTCGAGATCCTTGAAAAGAACAAGGGGCCCAGGGGACTGGTGCTGGTTGGGATCCCCACGCCGGGGCCTGCCGTCGCCAGGAGGATTCAGAAACATATCTTCAACGTGGAGGGGGTCAAGATCCCTTCCGGGAGCCTGGACATCACCTTTTACCGGGACGACATCGATGACAAGCCCAAACCACTGCCAAAATCCACGGACATGCCAGTGGATATTTCAGGCAAAACGGTGGTCCTGGTGGACGACGTCCTGTACACGGGCCGGACGATCCGGGCGGCCATGGATGCCCTCATGGACCACGGGCGTCCCGCCCGGGTCCAGCTGGCTGCCCTGGTGGACCGGGGGCACCGTGAACTCCCCATAAGGGCGGATTTTGTCGGCAGGAACATCCCCACCGGCAAGCACGAGGATGTCCAGGTCCTCCTCACGGAGGGTGGAGCCGAAATGGACGAGGTGATTATCGTGGAAGGGGAACTATGA